One genomic window of bacterium includes the following:
- a CDS encoding 3'-5' exonuclease: IDEILAMRKKGVSLSDAVVLYRTNAQSRPFEELLLRERIPYRITGGTRFYERKEVKDMLAFLRYLKNENDRSALERIINIPPRGIGKVGLERIVERGLDAAADASPAARDFKAMVRLLREKQPTRPLAQFIKELLSAINYKNYLREAYASSRTWRADEFEERWENIEELIGTAKKYDQISPATALENFLEDIALFSSADTIDVSGGMLNLMTMHLAKGLEYPIVFLAGCEEGLLPHARSIYDPEALDEERRLCYVAITRAKDLAHLTFARERTTHGERSRRLPSRFISEIPEHLVHYEGHDLSEPELIEEWETD; this comes from the coding sequence TCATTGACGAGATACTCGCCATGCGGAAAAAAGGCGTCAGTCTATCCGATGCCGTGGTGCTCTACCGCACCAACGCCCAGTCGCGGCCTTTTGAAGAATTGCTTCTGCGCGAGCGCATCCCATATCGCATAACCGGGGGAACGCGGTTTTACGAGCGAAAAGAAGTAAAAGACATGCTGGCGTTCCTTCGGTATCTAAAAAACGAAAACGACCGCTCGGCCCTGGAGCGCATTATCAACATTCCTCCTCGCGGCATTGGCAAGGTAGGCCTTGAGCGCATTGTGGAGCGGGGATTGGACGCCGCCGCCGACGCGTCCCCCGCGGCCCGTGATTTTAAGGCGATGGTGCGGCTTTTGCGCGAAAAACAACCCACGCGACCGCTGGCGCAGTTTATCAAAGAACTTTTGTCGGCCATTAACTATAAAAATTATCTGCGCGAAGCCTACGCGTCCTCGCGCACCTGGCGCGCCGACGAATTTGAAGAACGGTGGGAGAATATTGAAGAACTCATCGGCACCGCAAAAAAATACGACCAGATATCTCCGGCGACGGCGCTCGAAAACTTCCTTGAAGATATCGCGCTTTTTTCAAGCGCCGACACTATTGATGTAAGCGGCGGCATGCTCAACCTTATGACCATGCATCTTGCCAAGGGACTTGAATATCCCATTGTTTTTTTGGCCGGCTGTGAAGAAGGTCTTCTACCCCACGCGCGCAGTATCTATGACCCAGAGGCGCTGGACGAAGAACGCCGGCTTTGCTATGTGGCCATCACGCGCGCAAAAGACCTGGCGCACCTCACGTTCGCAAGAGAGCGGACGACCCACGGCGAACGCTCACGGCGCCTTCCTTCAAGATTCATTTCCGAGATTCCCGAGCACCTGGTGCATTACGAAGGTCACGATTTATCCGAGCCGGAACTCATTGAAGAATGGGAGACGGATTGA
- a CDS encoding nuclease-related domain-containing protein, with protein MNYLKKKVNQLEYFESVAITALVLLSFYLGGAIHQVFLKAIALLFLCFIATGVIILIERLKDTKTAFKKGINGEQKVWNVLQGLAPHFVFFKNLTDGPGTADIDFLVIGPNGLFAIEAKEVTGKIEYDARNKEITVNGFLQNYLSQARREARWAQERIGASFGITFVRPILVFTAPGTRLLVNNKVDLVEILRLEDLEKFLRGAEPSPVLSTEKQNDVVRKVSDMLNLKELPQRFAPKSISKFSLGEKSRFR; from the coding sequence ATGAACTACTTAAAGAAAAAAGTGAATCAGCTTGAATATTTCGAAAGCGTTGCTATTACTGCTCTCGTATTACTTTCTTTTTATCTTGGAGGAGCGATTCATCAGGTTTTTTTAAAGGCAATCGCCCTTCTTTTTCTTTGTTTTATCGCCACAGGTGTCATCATCTTAATTGAACGACTCAAAGACACCAAGACGGCATTCAAAAAAGGCATTAACGGTGAGCAAAAGGTTTGGAACGTGCTTCAGGGGCTAGCCCCTCATTTTGTTTTTTTCAAAAATCTGACAGATGGACCTGGGACCGCAGATATCGACTTTCTTGTTATTGGACCGAATGGTCTGTTTGCGATTGAAGCAAAAGAAGTTACGGGAAAAATTGAATATGATGCACGGAATAAGGAAATAACAGTCAATGGTTTTTTACAAAACTATCTCTCCCAGGCGAGACGGGAAGCGCGCTGGGCTCAAGAGAGAATCGGTGCATCTTTTGGCATTACCTTCGTTCGTCCTATATTAGTTTTCACTGCACCCGGCACGCGACTTTTGGTAAATAACAAAGTCGATCTAGTTGAGATTCTACGACTTGAGGATTTGGAGAAATTCTTGCGCGGCGCGGAACCTAGTCCGGTTCTTTCTACAGAAAAACAGAATGACGTTGTTAGGAAGGTTTCAGACATGCTTAATTTAAAAGAGCTACCCCAGCGCTTTGCGCCCAAAAGCATAAGTAAGTTTTCGCTGGGGGAGAAGAGTCGGTTTAGATAA
- a CDS encoding O-antigen ligase family protein → MALVITIGIATISFLFFLRWPTRGLALLFFLLPFSVALNPFPGFDLVLLRVLVPMFWFTVFLKYPKTFLPELKTRPALLLGLFLVVASLATFFAVEVSWALRKLLYVWSLTPLLPAIAALFKEKPDSRASLIKFLLAGGIVAALLGITQFILQFFFGTEDLFRFFAGLAPYLHGEEFGALIAEYPSWFVNIGGADYLRAFAFFPDPHMFAFYLVFVSSLALSMLLAAKDRKRFTFLAALYALFVVCLFLTFSRGGYLGFLASTIVVLALSWKKLKHGIAPYLVLVAAALFVLFIAGAPVVGRLVSSFDVAEGSNAGRIDIWRDATEKTLQHPFGAGLGNYAVAEDGSVGIRNPITAHNLYFDIAVETGLPGLVVFILLLVAIFSGLYRSCKTDNFSSNVLTMGFVGALVGFSTHAFFENPLWAPAIFVLLMLAAAESAKNP, encoded by the coding sequence ATGGCGCTCGTGATAACCATTGGTATTGCCACAATAAGCTTTCTCTTTTTTTTGCGGTGGCCCACGCGGGGTCTTGCGCTTTTATTTTTTTTGCTCCCCTTCTCTGTCGCGCTCAACCCCTTTCCCGGCTTTGACCTTGTTCTTTTGCGAGTTTTGGTGCCGATGTTCTGGTTTACGGTATTTTTAAAATATCCAAAAACATTCCTCCCAGAATTAAAAACGCGCCCCGCATTGCTTTTGGGGTTATTTTTAGTAGTCGCGTCTCTTGCGACATTTTTTGCCGTGGAAGTTTCGTGGGCTTTGCGGAAACTTTTATATGTTTGGTCTCTTACTCCTCTGCTTCCTGCCATCGCCGCGCTTTTTAAAGAAAAGCCCGATAGCCGGGCTTCGTTGATAAAATTTCTTCTAGCGGGGGGCATTGTGGCCGCCCTCTTGGGCATTACGCAATTTATTTTGCAGTTCTTTTTCGGAACGGAAGATCTCTTTCGTTTTTTTGCGGGACTCGCGCCATATCTGCACGGAGAAGAATTTGGCGCGCTTATTGCCGAATATCCCAGCTGGTTTGTGAACATCGGAGGAGCCGATTATCTGCGGGCATTCGCGTTCTTTCCCGATCCGCACATGTTCGCGTTCTATCTTGTGTTCGTATCTTCCTTGGCGCTGTCCATGCTTCTTGCGGCAAAAGACAGAAAACGTTTCACGTTTCTCGCCGCGCTCTATGCGCTTTTTGTAGTCTGTCTATTTCTCACGTTTTCGCGCGGCGGATATCTGGGGTTCCTTGCAAGTACCATTGTCGTCCTTGCGCTTTCGTGGAAAAAATTGAAACACGGCATTGCGCCCTATCTTGTTCTGGTTGCAGCGGCATTGTTTGTTCTGTTTATCGCGGGAGCTCCGGTTGTCGGACGCCTTGTTTCGTCTTTTGATGTTGCGGAAGGTTCCAATGCGGGACGCATTGATATCTGGAGGGATGCTACGGAAAAAACTTTGCAACATCCCTTTGGCGCGGGACTTGGAAATTATGCCGTCGCCGAAGACGGCAGCGTGGGCATCCGCAATCCCATTACGGCGCATAATCTGTATTTTGATATAGCGGTTGAGACAGGACTTCCGGGCCTTGTCGTTTTTATATTGCTTTTGGTGGCGATTTTTTCTGGGCTTTATCGGTCATGTAAAACGGACAATTTTTCTTCCAATGTTCTTACGATGGGGTTTGTCGGCGCTCTTGTGGGATTTTCCACGCATGCGTTTTTTGAGAATCCCCTCTGGGCCCCGGCAATATTTGTATTGTTAATGCTCGCCGCCGCCGAATCAGCTAAAAATCCATAA
- a CDS encoding O-antigen ligase family protein, with translation MYHIPIILFGLTPLYLVRFGVFGIPTTLFEALLYIAFFIASAQASRKGAFKELFSLPREHMFRAGLLLLVLGVIFSVALNPTLRSLGIIKGWFLDPFLMFLLIRNAGDNVRRKLFSAYAVSGLCVALIALGYVFAGSVTYDGRLRAFFESPNHLAMYLAPAALIMLWRFVVTSSKQKRILFGMALVSLLAVLYLTGSFGAWVGVVGALVLGLFVPRLTAKFRVIVIVIVIVGGALTPFLATRFWPFLQEMFYVPERSSASSRMMIWRSALVIGKDNTVFGIGPGNFQDRYLAEQKNYPPYLEWAVPQPHNIYLAFWLQTSLLGLVGFLLLLWWFFKQTLDNWTLDLGHLAFIVILYILLHGAVDTLYWKNDLSVVFWGLLAIASLQSVSHSSMSSGSDKS, from the coding sequence ATGTATCACATTCCCATAATTCTTTTCGGACTTACGCCGCTGTATCTTGTGCGATTCGGCGTATTTGGCATTCCTACGACATTGTTTGAAGCATTGCTGTATATTGCATTTTTTATCGCGAGCGCGCAGGCGAGCAGAAAGGGCGCGTTTAAAGAACTTTTTTCTCTGCCGCGCGAACATATGTTCCGCGCGGGGCTTTTACTTCTCGTGCTCGGCGTTATTTTTTCTGTCGCCCTAAATCCCACGCTCCGGTCATTGGGCATAATCAAGGGGTGGTTCCTTGATCCGTTCCTTATGTTCCTGCTCATACGAAATGCGGGCGACAATGTAAGACGCAAACTTTTTTCCGCATACGCCGTCTCGGGTCTTTGTGTGGCGCTTATTGCGCTTGGATATGTTTTTGCGGGCAGTGTGACATACGACGGAAGATTGCGCGCATTCTTTGAATCTCCGAATCATCTGGCGATGTATCTGGCGCCCGCGGCGCTTATTATGCTATGGCGGTTTGTGGTTACAAGTTCAAAACAAAAACGCATATTGTTTGGCATGGCCCTGGTCTCGCTTCTTGCCGTGTTATATCTTACGGGGTCCTTTGGTGCCTGGGTGGGAGTTGTGGGAGCGCTTGTCCTTGGCTTGTTCGTTCCGCGGCTTACAGCGAAGTTTCGCGTCATTGTTATTGTCATTGTTATTGTCGGCGGAGCGCTCACGCCTTTTCTCGCTACTCGCTTCTGGCCGTTTCTGCAAGAAATGTTTTATGTTCCCGAGCGTTCATCCGCCTCGTCGCGCATGATGATTTGGCGGAGCGCACTTGTCATCGGGAAAGACAATACTGTTTTCGGCATCGGCCCCGGAAATTTTCAGGACCGGTATCTTGCAGAACAAAAAAACTACCCGCCGTATCTTGAGTGGGCAGTCCCACAGCCACACAACATCTATCTGGCATTCTGGCTGCAAACAAGCCTTTTGGGCCTTGTCGGGTTTTTGCTTCTTCTTTGGTGGTTCTTCAAACAAACCCTCGACAATTGGACATTGGATCTCGGACATTTGGCATTCATCGTCATACTCTATATCTTACTCCACGGTGCGGTTGACACGCTTTATTGGAAAAACGACCTCTCGGTCGTCTTCTGGGGTTTACTTGCCATCGCCTCACTTCAATCCGTCTCCCATTCTTCAATGAGTTCCGGCTCGGATAAATCGTGA